The Corallococcus macrosporus region TTGTAGATGTCGACCTCGCTCGACACGTCGCTCAGGGCCGCGTTGGAGTCCGCCTTCACCACGATGCGGCTGGCGTCCACCGACTCCACGATGCCGTCACGACGGGCCACGCACGTCACGCCCGAGTCGCGCGCGACGATGGCCTCGATGCCCGTGCCCACGAGCGGGGCCGCGGTGCGCAGCAGCGGCACCGCCTGACGCTGCATGTTGGAGCCCATGAGCGCGCGGTTCGCGTCGTCGTTCTCCAGGAACGGGATGAGGGAGGCGGCCACCGACACCAGCTGGTTCGGGGACACGTCCATCAGGTCCACGTCCTCGGCCTTGACCTGGACGAACTCGCCGCTGCGGCGGCTCTGCACCAGCGCGTTGACGAACTTGCCCTTCTTGTCCGTCTCCGCGTTGGCCTGGGCGATGGTGTGCTTCTCCTCCTCGAGCGCCGAGTAGAAGGCCACGTCACCCGTCACGCTGCCCGCGTCCACCTTGCGGTACGGCGTCTCCACGAAGCCGAACTCGTTGACGCGCGCGTAGGTCGACAGCGACGCGATGAGGCCGATGTTCGGGCCTTCCGGCGTCTCGATGGGGCAGATGCGGCCGTAGTGCGTCGGGTGCACGTCGCGGACTTCGAAGCCCGCGCGCTCACGCGTGAGGCCGCCAGGCCCGAGCGCGGACAGACGACGCTTGTGCGTGACCTCGGAGAGCGGGTTCGTCTGGTCCATGAACTGCGACAGCTGGCTGGAGCCGAAGAACTCCTTGATCACCGCCGTCACCGGCTTGGCGTTGATCAGGTCGTGCGGCATGAGCGTCTCGATCTCCTGGAGGCTCATGCGCTCCTTGATCGCGCGCTCCATGCGGACGAGGCCGATGCGGTACTGGTTCTCCAGCAGCTCGCCCACCGCGCGGACGCGGCGGTTGCCCAGGTGGTCGATGTCGTCGATCGTGCCCTTGCCGTTCTTCAGGTCGATCAGGTAGCGGATGACCTCCAGGATGTCGCGCTTGGTCAGGATCTGACCGTCGAGAGGCTCCTCGAGGCTGAACTTGAAGTTCAGCTTGAGGCGGCCGACCTTGGACAGGTCGTAGCGCTCCGGGTTGAAGAACAGGTTGCTGAACAGGTTCGTCGCGGTCTCCGGCGTCGGGGGATCACCCGGGCGCAGGCGCCGGTAGATCTCCATGATGGCCTGCTCGGGCGACTCGATCTTGTCCAGCATCAACGTCTCACGCAGGTACGGACCCACGTTGAGGTTGTCGATGAAGAGGACCTTGAACTCCTTGATGTCGCGCTTGAGGAGCTCGTCCACCTTCTCCTGGGAGACCTCCTCGTTGCACTCGAGGATGACCTCACCGGTGTTCTCGTCCACCACGTCGTAGGCGGACACCTTGGTGAAGAGCTCGTCCGCGTCGATGGGCAGCTTGGTCATCTTCGCCGCTTCGAGCTTCTTGATGGCGGCGCGCGTGAACTTGCGGTTCTTCTTGACGATCAGCTCACCGGACTTGGTCTTGATGTCGCGCGTGGCGCGCTGACCCGGCAGGAGCTCCAGCTCGACGGACTTCTCGAAGTCCGCGGCGCTCTGCAGGTAGATGGTCTCGGTGGCGTAGTAGTAGTTGAGGATCTCCTCGGTGGAGCCCTTGAAGTCGAGCGGGTTCTTCTTCGCCGTGTCACCGACGGCGCCCAGGGCGCGGATGAGCACGGTGGCCGGCAGCTTGCGGCGCCGGTCGATGCGCACGTACAGCAGGTCCTTGTGGTCGAACTCGAAGTCGATCCACGAGCCGCGGTACGGGATGATGCGGGCGTTGTAGAGCAGCTTGCCCGACGAGTGGCTCTTGCCCTTGTCGTGGTCAAAGAACGCACCCGGGCTGCGGTGCAGCTGGCTCACCACGACGCGCTCGGTGCCGTTGATGATGAACGTACCGTTCTGGGTCATCAGCGGGATTTCGCCGAAGTAGACCTCCTGCTCCTTCACGTCGCGGATGGACTGGGCGCCGGTCTCCTCGTCCTTGTCCCAGACGACCAGGCGCACGACGACCTTGATGGGCGCCGAGTAGGTCATTCCACGCTGGTGGCACTCATCGACGTCGTACTTCGGCTTCTCCAGGTGATAGCTCACAAACTCCAGCGAGGAGGTCTCGTTGAAGTCCCGGATCGGGAAGACGGACTTGAAGACACCCTGAAGGCCAAGGTCCTCACGCTTCTCCGGGGCGATGTCGGCCTGGAGGAACTTCTCGTAGGATTGCTTCTGGATGTTGATGAGATTGGGAATGTCGATGATCTTCGCGATTTTCGCGAAGGTCTTCCGCACGCGGAAATTGTTCTGGATCTGCGTCGGCATTCGGTCTCCGGGGACGGCTGCTCGGGCGGGGCAAACTTCAGTAACGCGCGGCGGCGCCGGGAAATTTGGCAAATGTCAAATGGGCAAAGCCGGTGCCCCAGCAAAGGGAGCACCGGCCTGCTCATCCGATCAGCAGGCTGCCCGGGATTTCCCGGAAGAACAGGGCAGCCCCTGGACAGAACTACTTGATCTCGACGGTGGCGCCAGCCGCGGTGAGCTGGTCCTTGATCTTCTTGGCGTCGTCCTTGTTGACGCCTTCCTTGACCGTCTTGGGCGCACCCTCGACCAGGTCCTTGGCCTCCTTCAGGCCCAGGCCGGTGATGGCGCGGATCTCCTTGATGACGTTGATCTTGTTGGCGCCGGCGTTCGCCAGCACCACGTTGAACTCCGTCTTCTCCTCGACAGGAGCGGCGGCGGCAGCGCCACCACCACCGCCCGCGGCAACGGCCACGGCGGCGGCGGAAACGCCCCACTTGGTCTCCAGCATCTTCACGAGCTCGCCCGCCTCGAGGACGGTGAGCTTCGAGAGTTCTTCAGCAATCGCGTTCAAATCGGCCATGGAACTGTTCCTTCTGGTTGACTAACGGCCGGCGACCCATTTGGGCGGCTCGGCCGAAGAGGTTGCGGTAGAAAAACTTCTCGGAACGATTACTACCCCTGCGACTTGTCCGCGTGCGCCTGGATGACGCGCGCGAGGCTCGACGCGGGAGCGGCGATGGTCCGGACCAGCTTGCCTGCAGGCTGGTTGAGCATGCCGAGCAACTGGCCGCGCAGCTCGTTCAGGCCCGGCAGCTTCGCCAGCGCCTTCACGCCGTTGGCGTCGACCTTGTTACCGGCGACGACGGCGCTACGGACCTTGATGGTCTCCATGTCCTTGATGAAATCCATCAGGATCTTCGCAGGAGCCACCTCGTCGTCGTAGCTGATGCACAGCGCCACGGGACCGGTGAAGTCATCCGAAATCACGGAGACGGTCGTGCCCTGAGCGGCACGGCGCGCCAGCGTGTTCTTGATGACCTTGTACTCGACCTTGCCCTCGCGGAACTTGCGACGGAGCTTGGTGACGGTCTCGACGTTCACCTTGGAGGACTCCACGAGCACCGCGGTCTTGGTCCGCGCAAACTTCTCGTGAAGGTCCTTGATCATCTCTTCCTTCTCGCTCTTCAGCACCTTGACTCACCTCCTTCATGGCCCGACCTGACGGTCGGGCGTGATGCCTGGGCCAAAGTGGCAGAGCGAGAGAGGAGCCTCCGAGAGGCACCACACCGCACCTCCAGTCTCGGCAGGGCTGACCTTGCGGTCGTTTGAACCAGGAGTGGATGGACGGCCCGACCGGTTGCCCGGTTCCCAACGGACGCGTCTTCTCCCTTCCAGGTCCCTGCTGTCATGAACCAGGTCGGAACGCCGCGTCTCTCGACATGGCGCCCCAATTGCAAAAGCCGGGGGCCTATACCCCCGGCTTTCGCAAAGATCCAGCACTTTCTATCGGACCGATGTTCTCCGGGCGACGGGACAGCGCTCCCCGTCAGGGAGCGCACCCTTCCCTGCCCGTCCTGACACCCGCGACTAGCGGTGACGCGCCAGGATTTCCGTGGTGTCGAGCTTGATGCCCGGCCCCATGGTCGTCGAGATGGCGATGCCCTTCAGGTACACGCCCTTGGCGGTGGCCGGCTTGAGCTTCATCACCAAGTCCACCAGCGCGTTGAAGTTCGCCTCGAGCTTGTCCGCGGCGAAGGAGGCCTTGCCCATCTTCGCGTGGACGATACCGGCCTTCTCGGCGCGGAAATCCACCTTACCGCCCTTGGCGTCGCGGATGGCCTTGGCGACGTCCATGGTCACCGTGCCGACCTTCGGGTTCGGCATGAGGCCACGGGGACCGAGCACCTTACCGAGGCGGCCGACCACGCCCATCATGTCCGGCGTCGCGATGACGGTGTCGAAGTCGAGGAAGCCGCCCTCGATGCGCGCGCGCAGGTCATCATCACCCACGATGTCGGCGCCGGCGTTGGTGGCCTCGGTGGCGCGCTCACCCTTGGCGAACACGGCCACGCGCACGGTGGCGCCGGTGCCGTGCGGGAGCACCACGGCGCCACGGACCATCTGGTCCGCGTGCTTCGGGTCCACGCCCAGGTTGATGGCGACGTCGACCGTCTGGTCGTACTTCGTCGCGCGGGTCTCGACAGTCTTCTTCAGCAGCGCGAAGCCCTCGGCGACGGCGTAGCGCTTGTTGCGGTCCACCAGCTCGTTGGACGCGCGGAACTTCTTTCCATTGGTAGCCATGGCAGGAATCCTTGAGAGATGGGGCGGGCTAGCCGACGACGTCGATGCCCATGGAGCGCGCGGTGCCGGCAATGGTGTTCATGCAGGCTTCGAGGGACGCGGCGGTGGTGTCCTGGATCTTCTTGTTGGCGATCTCCTCGAGCTGCTTGCGGGTGATCTGCCCCACCTTCTCCTTGCCCGGCTTCTTCGCGCCCGAACCCTTCTTCTTCTCCGTGTGGAGACCCGCGGCCTTCTTGATGAGGATCGCGGCGGGAGGGGTCTTCAGGATGAAGGTGAAGGAGCGGTCCTGATACACGGTGATGATCACCGGGATGATCAGCCCCTCCTTGGCCTCCGCCTGCGTCTTGGCGTTGAACTGCTTGCAGAACTCCATGATGTTCACGCCCTGCTGACCGAGGGCGGGACCGATCGGCGGGGCGGGGTTCGCCTTGCCGGCGGGGATCTGCAACTTGACCTGACCTGTGACCTTCTTCATCGGCGGACTGCTGCCTTTCGAGAGGGTGGTTCCGACGGGCCGCCAGACGGGGCGACCCTCCCACCCGTTGATCCGCGCCCGGGGAAAGGGCGCGGAAGACTGTTGAAACTAGCCGGTGGTCTTCTCCACCTGCATGAAGTCGAGCTCCACGGGGGTCGCACGGCCGAAGATGCTGACGAGCACGCGCACGCGGCCCTTCTCCGGGTTGACCTCTTCCACGGTGCCGTTGAAGTTGGCGAACGGGCCGTCGATGACGCGCACCGTGTCGCTGGTCTCGAACTGGACCTTGGGCTTGGCCTTGTGGGCGCCCTCGGTGACCTGCGCGGTGAGGCGCTCGACCTCGCGGTCCGACATGGGCCGGGGCTGCTCGTTCTGGCCGACGCCCGGGAACCCCGTCACCTTGGAGGTGTTCTTCACCAGGTGGACGGTGGTGTCGCTGAGCTCCATCTGGACGAAGATGTAGCCCGGAAAGAGCTTGCGGCGGGTGGTCTTCTTCTCGCCGTTCACCATCTCCACGACCTGCTCCATGGGGATGAGGATCTCACCAATCAGATCCTGGTCCTGCAGGCCCTTGAGGCGCACCTGCTCTTCCAGGTTCTTCTTCGCCTGGTTCTCGTAGTTCGAGTAGGTCTGGACCGTGAACCATTTCTTCGCCATTACAGCTTCCCCCACAGGGCAGGCAGCCACTCCACCATCAAGTTGTAGGCGACGGTGTCGATGCAGAAGAGCAGAACGGCCGCCACGAGCGAGGCGACGACCACGGCCATGGTCGACGCGCGGGTCTCCGTCCAGGTAGGCCAGGTGACCTTCATGAGCTCGGACGCCACGTCGATGGAGAGGGCGTGCGTGCGAGGGTGGAAGTAGGCCGCCAGCACCAGGGCCAGGCCCGCCAGGTAACCCACCAGCGTCGACACGCGCCAGCCGAGCCCTTCGAAGAGCTCCACGTCGCTCCAGCCGAACCGGCTCCAGAGCAACCCGAAGACGTGCTCCAGGAAGAGGGCCAGGACGATGCCGGCGACGAGATAGAAGATGACCACGAGCCGCTTGGGGTCGATGCCCGAGCGGTTAGCCTGCTGGCTGGCCTCAGATGCCGTCGCCATGGTGCCTCACGAGGGACTGCGGAAGCGGGACTGCGAAAAGGCAGGGACCCCCGGCACCGCTCGGTACCGGGGGTCCCTGTACTGAAGCTGGCAGGCCAGGAGGGATTCGAACCCCCAACACGCGGATTTGGAGACCGCTGCTCTACCGTTGGAGCTACTGGCCTAAACCTTCATGGAACGGACGACCTAGACCTTGCCTTCCTTGTGGTCCGTGTGCTTGCGGCAGCGAGGGCAGAACTTGCTCAGCTCAAGCTTGTCCTGGCTCTTCCGCTTGTTCTTCGTGGTCGTGTAGTTCCGCTCTTTGCACGTGGTGCATTCGAGCGAGATGATGGAACGGTTACCCTTAGGCATGGTTCATTTCACCAGATGCGAGAAGGGAAGGCTACAAAAGCAGCCCTCCCCTCCGCAACTCAGTGCCCGTGAAAGCCGGTCGGCGGGAAGCCGACTAGGCGATGATCTCCGCAACGACGCCGGCGCCCACCGTACGGCCACCCTCGCGGACGGCGAACCGGAGCTCCTTCTCCATCGCGACCGGGGTGATGAGCTCCACCTCGATGGCGATGTTGTCGCCCGGCATGACCATCTCGACGTTGTCCGGCAGCTTCACCGTGCCCGTCACGTCCGTGGTGCGGAAGTAGAACTGCGGACGGTACCCCTTGAAGAACGGGGTGTGACGGCCGCCCTCTTCCTTCGACAGCACGTAAATCTGCGCCTTGAACTTCGTGTGCGGCGTGATGCTGCCCGGCTTCGCCAGCACCTGGCCACGCTCCATGTCCTCGCGCTTGAGGCCACGGACCAGCGCGCCGATGTTGTCGCCCGCGCGGCCCTCGTCCAGCAGCTTGCGGAACATCTCCACGCCCGTCACCACCGTCTTCTGCGTCGCGCGGAGGCCCACGACTTCCACTTCCTCGCCCACCTTGATGACACCGCGCTCCACGCGGCCCGTCGCCACGGTGCCACGGCCGGCGATGGAGAAGACGTCTTCCACCGGCATCAGGAAGGGCTTGTCCGTCGCGCGCTGCGGCGTCGGGATGTAGCTGTCCACCGCCTCCATCAGCTTCAGGATGGCCGGCTCGCCGATGTCGCTGGTGTCACCCTCCAGCGCCTTCACCGCGGAGCCGGGGACGATGGGGATGGTGTCGCCGGGGAACTCGTACTTCTTCAGGAGGTCACGCACCTCCATCTCGACGAGCTCACGCAACTCCGGGTCGTCCAGCAGGTCCACCTTGTTCAGGAAGACCACGATGTAGGGCACGCCCACCTGGCGGGCCAGGAGGATGTGCTCGCGCGTCTGGGGCATCGGGCCGTCCGCCGCCGACACCACCAGGATGGCGCCGTCCATCTGCGCCGCGCCGGTAATCATGTTCTTCACGTAGTCGGCGTGCCCCGGGCAGTCGACGTGCGCGTAGTGGCGGTTCTTCGTCTTGTACTCCACGTGCGCCGTGGAGATGGTGATGCCGCGCTCACGCTCTTCCGGCGCCTTGTCAATCTGGTCGTACGCCAGGAACGTGGCGCCGCCCGTCTTCGCCAGCACCTTCGTGATGGCCGCCGTCAGCGACGTCTTGCCGTGGTCCACGTGCCCAATCGTTCCGATGTTCACGTGGGGCAGGCTGCGATCGAACTTTTCCTTGGACATGACACTCCTCGAAAAATGGAGCCCTGAACCAGGATTGAACTGGTGACCTCGTCCTTACCAAGGACGCGCTCTGCCAACTGAGCTATCAGGGCTTGGCGATGCACTACAACGGTTGGAGCGGGAAATGGGATTCGAACCCACGACATTCAGCTTGGAAGGCTGACGCTCTACCAACTGAGCTATTCCCGCATTGCCGAGTGGAGAGAGGTGGATTCGAACCACCGTAGGCGTAGAGCCGGCAGATTTACAGTCTGCTCCCTTTGGCCGCTCGGGCATCTCTCCAGATATTCGCTTGTCGTGCTGCGCGCTGCTTCCTACACCATCCCGCTGCGTCTCGGGCCCTTTTCCGCGGCCCGTCCTACCTGGCCGGCGGCGGGATTTGAACCCGCGACCTACTGATTACAAATCAGTTGCTCTACCGACTGAGCTACACCGGCATCCATCCAGCAACTGCCCCGCCCTACCTCATCCCGAGCGGACCGTCAACCCCTCGGCAGCGACTTGAGAGGCGCGACCTTTTAGAAGCCCCCACTCTCCAAGTCAAGGAGATTGATCCGGGGTCATCAGCGGGAAGGACGGCCCCGCTGACGGGCGACCTCGTATAGCAGAATCGCGGCGGAAACCGACGCATTCAGTGAACCGACCTGACCTCCCATGGGAATCCGGAGGCGGAAGTCGCAGTGCTTGAGGACGCCTTCCCTCACGCCCGCCCCCTCGGCCCCCACGACCAGCGCCAGGGGCCCGTCCAGCCGGGCGCTCCACAGGGGCTCGGCGCCCTCGATGTCCGCGGCCGCGACCCACAGGCCCGCTTCCTTCAGCTGCTCCAGGGCGCGCGAAATGTTGGTGACGCGCGCGATGGGGCAGTACTCGACGGCGCCCGCGGAGGCCTTGGCCACCGTGCCCGTCACCTGCACGGCCCGGTCCTTGGCCAGGACGACGCCGTGGGCCCCGAGCGCGTGGGCCGAGCGGATGATGGCGCCCAGGTTGTGCGGATCCTGGATGCCGTCGAGCACGACGACGAGCGCGGGCTGCCCCTTGGCCTTCGCCGCGTCGAGGACGTCCTCCAGTTCGACGTACTGGAAGCCGCGCAGCTCGGCGACGACGCCCTGGTGCACGCCGCCTTCCGCCATGGCGGTCAGCCGCTCCCGGCCGACCTTCTCCACCCGGACACCCGCGTCGCGCGCGCGGCTGAGCAGCTCGCCCGCGGCCTTGGCGCCCACCTGACCGTCGACGATGAAGAGGCGCTCCACCGCGTCCGGATGGGCGCGAAGGGCCTCCAGCACGGGATTGACGCCATGGACGTAGCGCGGGGCTTCGTGGCCGCCGCGGTCGCCACCAGAAGGCTTGGGGGAGCGCTCTCGCATGGGGGCTACTGGACCTCCACGGGCAGCGAGAAGGTCTTCTTCTGACGGGCGCAGATCTTCTCCGTGCAGATGAAGAAGGTCAGCGTCGCGTCCAGCGTGCCCTTGCCGGCGGACACCGCGGTGAAGGGGACCTCGAAGCGCGGATCCACGAACTGCTGGCCGGCGGCCTTCTTCGCCACCGACTGCTCGCGGGTCAGCGTCTTCTGGGCGGGCGTCAGCTGCGTGCCCTTCAGCTCCAGCTTCAGGGGGGCCTCGTCGGAGACGTGGGCGCCGGGCTTGGACTTGATGGCGAGCACGAACGTGCCCTGCCCTCCGGCCTTCACCTGCGTCGACGTCCCCTCGGTGGTGACTTCATAGAGGGTGGCGGGGTCCACGTCCTGGGCCAGCACCGGCGCTCCGACCAGTGTCAGCAGCAGGGGGGCCAGGGTCGGGAGGCGGCGGGGGCTGGGCATGGGTGTCTCCAGGAAGGCGGCGTTCGTATACCGGGGCTTCGGACGGTCGGGGAGCGCTTTCTCTTCTAACTCCGTGGCGCGTTCACCTTCACGGTCCCCTTGCGCTCCGGCGGCGGGAGCAGGGCCTGCGGCGTCTCCAGGGCGGCGCTCCAGACGGGGGCGGCGCCGGCGACGAGGGCCTCTGCGCGCTCGATGATGGGCGTGGCCAGGTCCATGCCCGTCGCGGCCTCCATCTCCAGGAGGGCGGGCGAGCTGTTGACCTCGAAGACCTTGGGGTGGCCCTGGACGTCCAGGATGTCCACGGCGGCCACCTCCAGGCCCACGAGCCGGGCGACCTTCTCCGCGGTGGCGCGGTGGCCGGGGGACAGCGTCAGGGCCTCCAGCCGGGCGCCCCGGTTCAGCGTGTGCGAGAGGCGGCCGGGACGCGGCTTGCGCAGCACCCCGGCGATGGCCTGTCCGCCCACCACGAGGACGCGCACGTCCTGACCGGTGCTCCGCACGTACTCCTGCATGACGATGTTGTGCCCCAGGCCGAGCACCGCCTCGAGCGCGGCCTCCAGCGACTGGAGGCTCTCGCAGACCATCACGCCGTGCTTCTCCTGGCCCTGGAGGAGCTTCACCAGCACGGGCACCCCGCCCACCAGGCCGACCATCTCCTTGAGGTGGGCCGCGTCCCGCGCCATCACCGTGGCGGGGACGTCGATGCCGTGGGCGGACAGCAGCTGGAGCGCGCGCATCTTGTTACGCGACTGCGCGATGGCCTGGGCATGGTTCACCAGGGGCACGCGCGCCAGACCGAACTGGTTCACCACCGCGAGCCCGTAGGTGCTGATGGACAGGGCGATGCGCGGGATGACGACGTCGGTGGGGGTGAGCTTCTTGCGGTCGTAGAGGAGGGTCGCCTGGCTGCCCCCGTCCAGATGCATCTGCACCCGGAGCGGGTTGAGCACGCGGACCCGGTGTCCCCTCGCGCGTCCTGCCTCGACGATCCGCCGCGTGGACGAGATGGAAGCGGAACGCGAGAGGACGGTGATTTTCATGGCGGAGGCGACCGGCGGCGAGGACCCTATAATCCCCGCCTCCGCCCGCGTAAAGCCGCCTCCGCCTGCCTGCCGGCTTAGAGCCGACGGATGGCGCGCACTTCGACTTCGACGGGGTCTTCCGGACGCGACGACTCCAGCTTCGCGCAGGCGCTGCCGGTAAACGTCACGCCGGCCGGCCCCATCGACCAGGTGTCGGGGCCCGCGAGCGTCCGCTCGCCATCGATGTAGACGACGACGAGCTTGTCGTCGGACGGCAGCTGGCTCGGATCGAGCTTGATGAAGCAGGGGTCAATGGTCGCGAGCTCCTCGCTGATGGCCTTCAGCGCGGAGGCCAGCTCCTCCCGGTTGCCCGCCTGGTAGAAGGCGCGGTTGCAGAAGCCAGAGCCCTGGTTGCAGGTGTCGCCGGCGCCGCAGTCCAGGTCCACCTTGCAGTCACGCGCGAAGCCGCCCGCGAGCGCCATCTCGTTGAGCACCGCGGGGCCGTTGCCCGAGGACGTCTCCGCGCCGAAGCCGATGACGATGGTCCGGATGCCGTTGGCCTTCAGCGCATTGACCTCCTGCACGGAGGCGTTCTTGTCCAGGCAACCCCGCTTGTAATAGGGGCTCTGCGGCGGCGAGCACTGCGACGCGGACGGGAGCGTGCAGCTGCACTCCGTCATGCTGCCGTTGTACTCGTTGAACTCGTTGCAGTTGGGCAGACCGTCCGTCAGCAGGATGACGATCTGATCGCGATCCTGCGAGTTGGGCGTCAGCAGCGAGCCCGCGAACTTCAGGCTTCCACTCGTCGGCGTACCGCCCTTGGGCCGGTTCGCTCCTCCGTTGGGGATGGCCTGCAGCTTCGCGTTGACCTGGAGCGCGTACTCCTGGAGGGCGTCGTCCGTATCGCGGTCGAGCGGGATGACCGCGCGGACGCTTTCACCCGTGGAGGCGGCCGCGCACGACTGGCTCACGGTCGGCGTCTCCGTGGTGATGGGCGCCGGATAGGTGGTCAGGCCGAAGCGGACCAGCTTGCCGCTTTCCTGGAGGAAGGGGCCCATGGCGCCCTGGAGTTCCGACCAGCGTGTGGGGCACTTCGACGTGTCGCAGGGATACTGCTCGGCGCAGGTCAGGGTGCGGCCCAGTTCGTCCTGGGTGTCGCACGCACGCTGCCCGTTGACGATCAGGTCCTTGTTGACCGGCTCCGTCATCGAGCCGGAGGTGTCCACCAGCAGCATGACGTCCGGCTTGCTCTTGCGAGCGGTGATGACCGACTCCACGGTCGTCTGGGCGATCGCGAGCGGATCCACCGGCTCGAAGTCATAGGTCTGACAGCCGGCCATCACGGCAACACCGAGGATGCCGGCCAGCAGTGCGCTCAGGGGGGTCGACTTGGCGCGCATAGGCTTTGAGGATTTCCTTCCAGGGGGGAACAACGGACTGCGAATGCCGCAGCGTAACGCGTGGACGCCCGCCGAGGCTAC contains the following coding sequences:
- the rpoB gene encoding DNA-directed RNA polymerase subunit beta, with the protein product MPTQIQNNFRVRKTFAKIAKIIDIPNLINIQKQSYEKFLQADIAPEKREDLGLQGVFKSVFPIRDFNETSSLEFVSYHLEKPKYDVDECHQRGMTYSAPIKVVVRLVVWDKDEETGAQSIRDVKEQEVYFGEIPLMTQNGTFIINGTERVVVSQLHRSPGAFFDHDKGKSHSSGKLLYNARIIPYRGSWIDFEFDHKDLLYVRIDRRRKLPATVLIRALGAVGDTAKKNPLDFKGSTEEILNYYYATETIYLQSAADFEKSVELELLPGQRATRDIKTKSGELIVKKNRKFTRAAIKKLEAAKMTKLPIDADELFTKVSAYDVVDENTGEVILECNEEVSQEKVDELLKRDIKEFKVLFIDNLNVGPYLRETLMLDKIESPEQAIMEIYRRLRPGDPPTPETATNLFSNLFFNPERYDLSKVGRLKLNFKFSLEEPLDGQILTKRDILEVIRYLIDLKNGKGTIDDIDHLGNRRVRAVGELLENQYRIGLVRMERAIKERMSLQEIETLMPHDLINAKPVTAVIKEFFGSSQLSQFMDQTNPLSEVTHKRRLSALGPGGLTRERAGFEVRDVHPTHYGRICPIETPEGPNIGLIASLSTYARVNEFGFVETPYRKVDAGSVTGDVAFYSALEEEKHTIAQANAETDKKGKFVNALVQSRRSGEFVQVKAEDVDLMDVSPNQLVSVAASLIPFLENDDANRALMGSNMQRQAVPLLRTAAPLVGTGIEAIVARDSGVTCVARRDGIVESVDASRIVVKADSNAALSDVSSEVDIYNLLKYQRSNQNTCLNQKPIIRKGDRVKKGDVIADGPATETGELALGQNVVVAFMPWQGYNFEDSILLSERILKEDVFTSIHIEEFECIARDTKLGKEEITRDIPNVGEEALKDLDESGIIRIGAEVKPGDVLVGKITPKGETQLSPEEKLLRAIFGEKAGDVRDSSLRVPPGVVGTVINAKVFSRKGVEKDERAKQIESMEEAKLLKDQNDEIKVLQDSAYSRLRGLVRGKEVQGKLVDDKGKILLKKGDILNDELLATVPYKYWGEISVGDPLDARLRDILRNLEETKEAVKLAFGEKIARIKKGDELPPGVIKMVKVYVAIKRKLAVGDKMAGRHGNKGVVSRVLPEEDMPYLEDGRPVDIVLNPLGVPSRMNIGQILEVHLGWAAKGVGEQLQRYIEENFSGEQLKKQLKTVYDDKAFGDFVDGLSDQEVQDLCRRLKKGIHVATPVFDGARETELHALFDEGRLPRSGQMVLFDGRTGEPFDQNVTVGVMYMLKLHHLVDEKIHARSIGPYSLVTQQPLGGKAQFGGQRLGEMEVWAMEAYGAAYTLQEFLTVKSDDVVGRTRMYEAIVKGDNVLESGLPESFNVLLKELQSLALDVELLESAPPERQRSFGGDFLGGGDGEDRKSGTEA
- the rplL gene encoding 50S ribosomal protein L7/L12, whose protein sequence is MADLNAIAEELSKLTVLEAGELVKMLETKWGVSAAAVAVAAGGGGGAAAAAPVEEKTEFNVVLANAGANKINVIKEIRAITGLGLKEAKDLVEGAPKTVKEGVNKDDAKKIKDQLTAAGATVEIK
- the rplJ gene encoding 50S ribosomal protein L10, whose amino-acid sequence is MLKSEKEEMIKDLHEKFARTKTAVLVESSKVNVETVTKLRRKFREGKVEYKVIKNTLARRAAQGTTVSVISDDFTGPVALCISYDDEVAPAKILMDFIKDMETIKVRSAVVAGNKVDANGVKALAKLPGLNELRGQLLGMLNQPAGKLVRTIAAPASSLARVIQAHADKSQG
- the rplA gene encoding 50S ribosomal protein L1; this encodes MATNGKKFRASNELVDRNKRYAVAEGFALLKKTVETRATKYDQTVDVAINLGVDPKHADQMVRGAVVLPHGTGATVRVAVFAKGERATEATNAGADIVGDDDLRARIEGGFLDFDTVIATPDMMGVVGRLGKVLGPRGLMPNPKVGTVTMDVAKAIRDAKGGKVDFRAEKAGIVHAKMGKASFAADKLEANFNALVDLVMKLKPATAKGVYLKGIAISTTMGPGIKLDTTEILARHR
- the rplK gene encoding 50S ribosomal protein L11, with translation MKKVTGQVKLQIPAGKANPAPPIGPALGQQGVNIMEFCKQFNAKTQAEAKEGLIIPVIITVYQDRSFTFILKTPPAAILIKKAAGLHTEKKKGSGAKKPGKEKVGQITRKQLEEIANKKIQDTTAASLEACMNTIAGTARSMGIDVVG
- the nusG gene encoding transcription termination/antitermination protein NusG, whose product is MAKKWFTVQTYSNYENQAKKNLEEQVRLKGLQDQDLIGEILIPMEQVVEMVNGEKKTTRRKLFPGYIFVQMELSDTTVHLVKNTSKVTGFPGVGQNEQPRPMSDREVERLTAQVTEGAHKAKPKVQFETSDTVRVIDGPFANFNGTVEEVNPEKGRVRVLVSIFGRATPVELDFMQVEKTTG
- the secE gene encoding preprotein translocase subunit SecE — translated: MATASEASQQANRSGIDPKRLVVIFYLVAGIVLALFLEHVFGLLWSRFGWSDVELFEGLGWRVSTLVGYLAGLALVLAAYFHPRTHALSIDVASELMKVTWPTWTETRASTMAVVVASLVAAVLLFCIDTVAYNLMVEWLPALWGKL
- the rpmG gene encoding 50S ribosomal protein L33, whose product is MPKGNRSIISLECTTCKERNYTTTKNKRKSQDKLELSKFCPRCRKHTDHKEGKV
- the tuf gene encoding elongation factor Tu: MSKEKFDRSLPHVNIGTIGHVDHGKTSLTAAITKVLAKTGGATFLAYDQIDKAPEERERGITISTAHVEYKTKNRHYAHVDCPGHADYVKNMITGAAQMDGAILVVSAADGPMPQTREHILLARQVGVPYIVVFLNKVDLLDDPELRELVEMEVRDLLKKYEFPGDTIPIVPGSAVKALEGDTSDIGEPAILKLMEAVDSYIPTPQRATDKPFLMPVEDVFSIAGRGTVATGRVERGVIKVGEEVEVVGLRATQKTVVTGVEMFRKLLDEGRAGDNIGALVRGLKREDMERGQVLAKPGSITPHTKFKAQIYVLSKEEGGRHTPFFKGYRPQFYFRTTDVTGTVKLPDNVEMVMPGDNIAIEVELITPVAMEKELRFAVREGGRTVGAGVVAEIIA
- the rlmB gene encoding 23S rRNA (guanosine(2251)-2'-O)-methyltransferase RlmB; amino-acid sequence: MRERSPKPSGGDRGGHEAPRYVHGVNPVLEALRAHPDAVERLFIVDGQVGAKAAGELLSRARDAGVRVEKVGRERLTAMAEGGVHQGVVAELRGFQYVELEDVLDAAKAKGQPALVVVLDGIQDPHNLGAIIRSAHALGAHGVVLAKDRAVQVTGTVAKASAGAVEYCPIARVTNISRALEQLKEAGLWVAAADIEGAEPLWSARLDGPLALVVGAEGAGVREGVLKHCDFRLRIPMGGQVGSLNASVSAAILLYEVARQRGRPSR